From the Oleiphilus messinensis genome, one window contains:
- a CDS encoding anhydro-N-acetylmuramic acid kinase yields the protein MHPISPHTEHQNYSIHENYYVGLMSGTSIDGIDAALITVRGEKLHLQETLSYNIPEDIKSEILSLCNTGDNEIHRMKTMDRMLGELFAKATLNLLQKANIRPKQVTAIGSHGQTIRHYPNEKVGYTLQIGDPNTISNLTGITTVADFRQKDVADGGQGAPLVPPFHEAVFLNQERISAVANIGGMANISLHHNNQLIGFDTGPGNVLMDLWINCHKGAHFDFNGDWASQGTTDQLLLDHMLQSEPYFAQPAPKSTGREVFNSSWLAKMLGTEQRSAADVQRTLLELTARTVSNALKELSVCGDVIVCGGGAHNLLLMARLQSHLQSKGVRVRSSAETGIDPDWVEACAFAWLAHRTLNQRTGSRATVTGAHKDNILGAVYYV from the coding sequence GTGCATCCAATATCTCCACACACCGAGCATCAGAACTACTCTATACATGAAAACTATTATGTTGGCCTGATGTCCGGCACCAGTATCGACGGTATCGATGCAGCTCTAATTACCGTGAGAGGCGAAAAATTGCACCTCCAGGAAACCCTGAGTTACAACATTCCGGAAGACATAAAGTCTGAAATTCTTAGCCTGTGTAACACAGGAGACAACGAAATCCATCGCATGAAAACGATGGATCGAATGCTGGGAGAACTTTTCGCAAAAGCGACACTGAATCTACTTCAAAAGGCAAACATCAGGCCAAAACAAGTCACAGCTATCGGCAGTCACGGACAAACCATTCGACACTACCCCAACGAAAAAGTGGGTTACACCCTCCAAATTGGCGACCCAAATACCATAAGCAATCTAACCGGCATTACCACTGTGGCAGATTTTCGCCAGAAGGATGTTGCCGACGGCGGGCAAGGTGCACCACTCGTTCCACCTTTTCATGAAGCTGTATTTCTCAACCAAGAACGCATATCGGCAGTGGCAAATATTGGTGGGATGGCCAACATTTCACTGCATCACAACAACCAGCTGATCGGTTTTGACACAGGACCAGGCAATGTATTGATGGACTTATGGATCAATTGCCACAAAGGAGCCCATTTTGACTTTAACGGGGACTGGGCCAGCCAAGGCACCACAGATCAGCTATTGCTTGATCACATGTTACAATCTGAACCCTATTTCGCACAGCCGGCCCCAAAAAGTACAGGAAGAGAAGTGTTTAACTCATCCTGGCTAGCCAAAATGCTTGGAACAGAGCAACGATCGGCAGCAGATGTGCAGCGGACTTTGCTCGAACTCACAGCACGAACGGTATCGAACGCACTAAAAGAACTTAGCGTTTGCGGGGATGTCATAGTGTGTGGGGGGGGAGCCCATAACCTCTTACTCATGGCTCGGCTTCAGAGCCACCTTCAAAGTAAAGGGGTAAGGGTAAGGTCATCTGCTGAAACAGGTATCGATCCGGACTGGGTAGAAGCTTGCGCATTTGCCTGGCTGGCACACAGAACACTTAACCAAAGAACCGGAAGTCGCGCAACGGTAACAGGGGCGCACAAAGACAATATTCTCGGAGCCGTATACTACGTTTAA
- a CDS encoding 2-isopropylmalate synthase, giving the protein MSVSDHLVIFDTTLRDGEQSPGASMTKAEKLRIAKTLEKMKVDVIEAGFAIASQGDFESVKAIAESIKDSRICSLARALDKDIDRAAEALKNANASRIHTFIATSPIHMQYKLQMQPDDVVEQAVKAVKRARNYTDDVEFSCEDAGRSELDFLCRIIEAAIDAGATTINIPDTVGYAIPRQFGILINDLIKNIPNADKAIFSVHCHNDLGLAVGNSLEAVLNGARQIECTINGLGERAGNASLEEVVMAVKTRQDLFNVNTQLDTTQIVPASRLVSTITGFPVQPNKAIVGANAFAHESGIHQDGILKKRETYEIMLAQDVGWHNNSLVLGKHSGRNAFKTRLQDLGITFDTETELNEAFTRFKDLADKKHEIFDEDLQALVSESRSQADEEHYRLVCMQVTSETGVTPEAVVTLMVDGNEVKATAKGSGPVDATYKAIESVVNSGAALQLYSVNSITSGTDSQGEVTVRLEKDTRIVNGMGADTDIVIASAKAYISALNLMTSDSNRQHPQGDV; this is encoded by the coding sequence ATGTCTGTATCTGATCATTTGGTGATATTTGACACAACGCTGCGCGATGGTGAGCAAAGTCCAGGCGCATCTATGACCAAAGCTGAGAAATTACGAATCGCTAAAACACTTGAAAAAATGAAGGTTGATGTGATCGAGGCCGGTTTTGCGATTGCTAGCCAGGGGGATTTTGAGTCGGTGAAAGCAATCGCCGAAAGCATAAAAGATTCCAGAATCTGTAGCTTGGCGCGAGCGTTGGATAAGGATATTGATCGCGCAGCTGAAGCCCTTAAAAATGCAAATGCATCGAGAATTCATACTTTTATCGCAACTTCGCCCATCCATATGCAATACAAGCTGCAAATGCAGCCAGATGATGTGGTCGAGCAGGCTGTTAAAGCGGTAAAGCGCGCTCGAAATTACACTGATGATGTAGAGTTCTCCTGTGAAGATGCCGGTCGATCTGAACTGGACTTTTTGTGCCGGATTATTGAGGCTGCGATTGATGCTGGGGCGACAACAATCAATATTCCCGATACCGTAGGTTATGCAATACCGCGTCAGTTTGGCATTCTCATCAACGATCTTATTAAAAATATTCCGAATGCTGATAAAGCGATATTCTCTGTTCATTGTCACAATGACTTAGGGCTTGCCGTAGGCAACTCTCTCGAGGCCGTATTAAACGGGGCTCGCCAGATTGAATGCACGATTAACGGTCTGGGGGAGCGTGCTGGTAATGCTTCATTGGAAGAGGTCGTTATGGCAGTAAAAACCCGCCAGGATCTGTTCAATGTCAATACTCAGCTGGATACGACGCAAATCGTACCGGCTTCAAGGCTTGTTTCCACTATTACCGGGTTTCCTGTGCAACCGAATAAAGCTATTGTGGGAGCAAATGCGTTTGCTCATGAGTCTGGTATTCATCAGGATGGCATTCTGAAAAAGCGTGAAACCTATGAAATTATGTTGGCTCAGGATGTTGGCTGGCATAACAATAGTTTGGTGTTAGGTAAACACTCGGGCCGAAATGCGTTTAAAACGCGGTTACAGGATTTAGGTATTACTTTTGATACGGAAACCGAGCTTAATGAGGCTTTTACTCGTTTCAAGGATCTTGCTGATAAAAAGCATGAGATATTTGATGAAGATTTGCAGGCACTGGTAAGTGAGTCTCGCTCTCAAGCCGACGAGGAGCATTATCGTTTGGTCTGTATGCAAGTAACTTCAGAAACGGGAGTTACACCAGAAGCCGTTGTTACGTTGATGGTGGATGGCAATGAAGTGAAAGCTACTGCAAAGGGAAGTGGCCCTGTCGATGCGACTTACAAAGCTATTGAGTCTGTGGTGAATTCCGGTGCTGCGCTGCAGCTGTACTCTGTGAACAGTATCACCAGTGGTACAGATTCTCAGGGAGAGGTTACGGTGCGTCTTGAGAAAGATACAAGAATTGTAAATGGCATGGGGGCGGATACAGATATCGTCATTGCCTCTGCTAAAGCATATATCAGCGCACTAAACCTAATGACAAGCGATTCAAATCGGCAGCATCCTCAAGGGGATGTTTAG
- the tyrS gene encoding tyrosine--tRNA ligase: MTSVQEAMSIIGRGTEEIIVEEDLVKKLETGRTLRIKAGFDPTAPDLHLGHTVLINKLRQFQELGHEVIFLIGDFTGMIGDPTGKSATRPPLTEEQVLKNAETYKQQVFKILDAEKTTVRFNSEWMSEMGAADMIRLAGQYTVARMLERDDFSKRFKSEQSIAIHEFLYPLVQGYDSVALKADVELGGTDQKFNLLMGRLLQKHYDLEPQTIITMPILEGLDGVQKMSKSLGNYIGVNDAPGEMYTKLLSMPDELIWRYFELLSFKSLDEIADLKRFVDEGGNPQDAKKAFAHEIIERFHDADAAATAHKQAGNKIGLGEIPENVPEVEVELGGADELPIATVMRMAGLVKNAAAAKDLLSRGAVYIDGTPLEGFLMLKRGDVKVIQAGKKKIAKVSVC; encoded by the coding sequence ATGACGTCAGTGCAAGAGGCGATGTCTATCATCGGTAGAGGGACAGAAGAGATCATCGTAGAAGAGGATCTGGTCAAAAAGCTGGAAACAGGAAGAACACTCAGGATTAAAGCTGGCTTTGATCCCACTGCTCCGGATTTGCATCTGGGTCATACCGTTTTGATCAATAAATTACGTCAGTTTCAGGAATTGGGTCATGAGGTCATTTTTCTGATCGGTGATTTCACTGGCATGATTGGTGATCCTACTGGAAAGAGTGCGACACGGCCGCCCTTAACGGAAGAGCAGGTCCTGAAGAATGCGGAAACTTACAAACAGCAGGTTTTTAAAATACTTGATGCTGAAAAGACAACCGTGCGCTTCAATTCTGAGTGGATGAGTGAGATGGGCGCTGCAGACATGATCCGGCTTGCGGGTCAGTACACGGTGGCGAGGATGCTGGAGCGTGATGATTTCAGTAAACGCTTCAAGTCAGAGCAGTCTATCGCGATCCATGAGTTTTTGTATCCTTTGGTGCAGGGCTATGATTCTGTCGCATTAAAAGCGGATGTTGAGTTAGGTGGTACAGACCAAAAGTTTAATTTGTTGATGGGACGCCTGCTCCAGAAGCATTACGATCTTGAGCCGCAAACTATTATTACGATGCCAATTCTGGAAGGGTTGGATGGTGTGCAAAAGATGTCCAAATCACTCGGCAACTATATTGGTGTCAATGATGCGCCTGGTGAAATGTATACGAAGCTACTCTCAATGCCGGATGAATTAATATGGCGTTATTTTGAGTTGTTAAGTTTCAAATCTTTGGATGAAATTGCTGATCTGAAGCGTTTTGTTGATGAAGGCGGAAACCCGCAAGATGCTAAAAAAGCGTTTGCACATGAAATTATTGAGCGGTTCCATGATGCCGATGCTGCAGCGACTGCCCACAAGCAGGCCGGAAACAAAATCGGATTAGGTGAGATTCCCGAGAATGTGCCAGAGGTTGAGGTCGAATTGGGGGGGGCTGATGAGCTACCAATCGCAACAGTAATGAGAATGGCTGGCTTGGTAAAGAATGCTGCAGCGGCGAAAGATTTATTATCTCGAGGTGCAGTCTATATAGATGGAACCCCGCTCGAAGGGTTTCTGATGTTGAAGCGTGGCGACGTCAAAGTTATTCAGGCGGGCAAGAAGAAAATCGCTAAAGTTAGCGTTTGCTGA
- a CDS encoding bactofilin family protein, which yields MWGKKADSKKTDVKKVHTHFDTLISSQTSIKGNMNFSGGLHIDGKVNGTIKAENLEDAVVRISDVGEVDGDVIAPHIIVNGTVHGDVYAARHIELAAKASIKGNVYYHLIEMAMGAEVNGNLVHLKDPEQVLSKQDTAQVFTGKAHSESSKKLSSGEDVSKNNGNVPASAVREKAMSGKLAGGTEKSVLDKTADKAAFEKGSVASPKKSELASH from the coding sequence ATGTGGGGAAAAAAAGCGGATAGCAAGAAAACGGATGTAAAGAAAGTTCATACGCACTTTGATACGTTGATTTCGAGTCAAACCAGTATCAAGGGGAATATGAATTTCTCGGGTGGATTACATATTGACGGGAAAGTAAATGGCACGATCAAGGCAGAGAATCTCGAAGATGCTGTGGTTCGAATCAGTGATGTCGGAGAAGTGGATGGTGATGTCATTGCCCCCCATATTATTGTCAATGGTACCGTGCATGGTGATGTCTATGCGGCACGACACATTGAGCTCGCGGCCAAGGCTTCAATCAAAGGCAATGTGTATTACCACTTGATTGAAATGGCCATGGGAGCTGAAGTGAATGGTAATCTGGTCCACTTGAAAGACCCTGAACAGGTCTTGTCCAAGCAGGATACTGCGCAAGTGTTTACAGGTAAGGCTCATTCAGAGAGTTCCAAGAAATTGTCATCAGGCGAAGATGTGAGCAAAAATAATGGTAATGTTCCGGCCAGTGCTGTCCGCGAGAAGGCCATGTCGGGCAAGTTAGCTGGGGGCACCGAGAAATCGGTGTTAGATAAAACGGCTGACAAGGCTGCGTTTGAAAAAGGAAGTGTGGCATCACCAAAAAAGTCTGAATTGGCATCACACTGA
- a CDS encoding OapA family protein, giving the protein MLKKFPKTHLFAVSAIAVAVTAALTLGNGKDAEANRISVTLPVSSETPLTTQDKEGQDLGTVNTKLPPSLPKLGDAVDSATQNLTDTASSVANPVQHSETDELTHAKQDKGSPTPPEKWESFTVQSGDTLSRLFAKAGLSDKHIYSVFADNKSNKDLAQIHPGQTLRFLKNDSGELLKIELVQSQLNTFQVYRGDDQKFHSVKLTKTPDVHTAFAQGSIDSSLFLAAKKAGMNESLTMELANIFGWDIDFVLDIREGDTFNVVYEELFLDGKKIGNGKILAAEFMNQGNQFQAVLYRDDKGNGNYYTPAGDSMRKAFLRSPVDFARISSHFNLKRKHPILHKIRAHRGTDYAAGRGTPIRATGDGKVLLAGRKGGYGKTVVIQHGQKFTTLYAHMHRYAKGVRGGSRVKQGQIIGYVGSTGLASGPHLHYEFRVNGVHKNPLTVKFPKSEPIPKSEMQRFKAQTATHLAQLETYSASYQLAANNREQHNNAN; this is encoded by the coding sequence GTGTTAAAGAAATTTCCAAAAACTCACTTGTTCGCAGTATCCGCCATCGCCGTTGCAGTAACCGCAGCCCTGACGCTGGGCAATGGCAAAGATGCTGAGGCGAACCGCATCTCCGTGACGTTACCGGTCTCATCCGAAACGCCACTCACAACTCAAGACAAAGAAGGTCAGGATCTAGGCACTGTAAACACAAAACTGCCGCCTTCGTTACCAAAGCTGGGTGATGCTGTAGATTCAGCCACTCAAAACCTCACAGATACAGCTTCTTCCGTCGCCAATCCAGTCCAGCATTCTGAAACTGATGAGCTGACGCACGCTAAACAGGACAAGGGCAGCCCGACTCCGCCGGAAAAATGGGAAAGCTTTACTGTTCAGTCTGGAGATACACTATCTCGATTATTTGCCAAAGCAGGCTTGAGCGACAAACACATCTATAGCGTGTTTGCCGACAATAAGTCGAATAAGGACCTTGCTCAAATCCATCCGGGTCAAACGCTTCGTTTTCTGAAAAACGATAGTGGCGAGTTACTGAAAATCGAGCTGGTGCAATCTCAACTCAACACTTTCCAGGTCTACCGGGGCGACGATCAGAAGTTTCACTCAGTAAAACTGACCAAAACGCCTGATGTTCACACAGCATTTGCCCAGGGATCTATTGACTCGTCACTCTTCCTCGCAGCAAAAAAGGCAGGCATGAATGAGTCATTGACCATGGAGTTAGCCAATATTTTTGGCTGGGATATCGATTTCGTGCTCGATATTCGAGAAGGCGACACCTTTAATGTAGTGTATGAAGAGCTATTTCTGGATGGCAAAAAAATCGGGAACGGCAAAATTCTCGCTGCAGAATTCATGAATCAGGGAAATCAGTTTCAAGCAGTTCTTTACCGTGACGACAAGGGTAATGGCAACTACTACACGCCAGCCGGAGATAGCATGCGCAAAGCATTCCTTCGAAGTCCGGTCGATTTCGCCCGCATATCATCACACTTCAATTTAAAACGAAAACACCCAATTCTTCACAAGATTCGAGCACACCGGGGCACTGACTATGCCGCAGGGCGCGGAACACCAATTCGTGCCACCGGTGACGGAAAAGTGCTTTTGGCCGGGCGAAAAGGCGGCTATGGTAAAACAGTTGTAATACAGCATGGCCAGAAGTTTACAACGCTTTATGCTCACATGCACCGGTACGCCAAAGGCGTTCGCGGTGGATCTCGCGTCAAGCAAGGGCAGATTATTGGCTATGTCGGCAGTACAGGCCTCGCATCAGGCCCACACCTCCACTATGAATTCAGGGTAAATGGTGTGCACAAAAACCCATTGACGGTTAAATTCCCGAAATCGGAACCGATTCCCAAGTCCGAAATGCAACGCTTCAAAGCTCAAACCGCAACGCATCTCGCGCAACTGGAAACCTATTCGGCAAGTTACCAGTTAGCTGCGAACAACCGGGAGCAGCACAACAACGCGAACTAA
- the erpA gene encoding iron-sulfur cluster insertion protein ErpA, protein MSAVQSHIPAPMVLSDNAVAKIKTLIEEEGNYELALRVFITGGGCSGFQYGFSFDEEIAEDDTQIEKEGVKLVVDPLSYPYLVGAEVDYKEGLEGSRFVVTNPNATATCGCGSSFSI, encoded by the coding sequence ATGTCTGCTGTTCAATCCCATATACCCGCACCGATGGTTTTGAGCGATAATGCGGTCGCGAAAATCAAAACCTTGATCGAAGAAGAAGGGAATTATGAGCTTGCACTTCGTGTATTTATCACTGGAGGGGGGTGTTCAGGTTTTCAGTATGGCTTTTCATTTGATGAGGAAATCGCTGAAGATGATACCCAAATAGAGAAAGAGGGTGTAAAGTTGGTGGTCGACCCATTGAGCTATCCCTATCTCGTTGGGGCCGAGGTGGACTACAAAGAAGGTTTGGAAGGTTCCCGTTTTGTGGTGACAAACCCAAATGCAACAGCCACTTGTGGTTGTGGATCTTCATTCTCGATTTAA
- a CDS encoding DsrE family protein — protein MTKGLLLSRIGRWGVIGCILLVGVLLARSVSAETPSQVVPLIDSGSEGKRYVARIELHTPEEIEALFGKASQLIEDGEHYSGGEPIAFILHGPEIGIFAKSNFQKYRSLVRQAAELDAFNVIDLKVCEYYLQKLNISPADLPPFVETVPFGPTEKKRLLNQGYVHF, from the coding sequence ATGACAAAAGGATTATTGCTTTCCCGTATTGGCCGATGGGGTGTGATAGGTTGCATTCTTCTGGTGGGCGTGTTGCTGGCGCGGTCTGTCAGTGCTGAAACGCCATCCCAGGTTGTGCCATTAATCGACTCAGGATCGGAAGGAAAACGTTACGTTGCAAGAATTGAGCTTCATACACCCGAGGAGATTGAAGCGCTGTTCGGTAAGGCTAGCCAGTTAATTGAAGACGGGGAGCATTATTCCGGCGGTGAGCCCATTGCATTCATATTACATGGTCCGGAGATCGGTATTTTTGCCAAGTCGAACTTCCAAAAATACCGGAGCTTGGTTCGTCAGGCTGCAGAATTGGATGCGTTCAATGTGATTGATTTGAAAGTATGTGAATATTACCTGCAAAAATTGAATATTTCGCCTGCTGATTTACCTCCATTTGTAGAAACGGTTCCTTTTGGTCCGACTGAAAAAAAACGCCTATTGAATCAGGGTTATGTTCACTTCTAG
- the prfC gene encoding peptide chain release factor 3 produces the protein MTGISEEINSRRTFAIISHPDAGKTTITEKLLLHGKALQKAGTVKGKKSGQHAKSDWMEMEKERGISVTTSVMQFPFRESLINLLDTPGHEDFSEDTYRTLTAVDSCLMVIDSAKGVEDRTIKLMDVTRLRETPILTFMNKLDRDIRDPIELMDEVEDILKIACVPITWPIGMGKQFKGVYHLLRDEVIFYKTGQGDIIQEKDVVKGLDNPELDERLGEYADQLRDEIELLSAAANEFDLEEFLAGQLTPVFFGTALGNFGVDHVLDGFVDWAPKPLSRETDRRTVEPEEPDFSGFVFKIQANMDPLHRDRIAFLRVCSGRYEQGMKIKHVRLGKDVRISDALTFMAGDRARVEEAFAGDIIGLHNHGTIKIGDTFTSGEDMKFTGIPNFAPELFRRIRLKDPLKAKQLQKGLIQLSEEGAVQVFRPLSSNDLIVGAVGVLQFDVVVHRLKTEYKVEAAYEPINVATARWVTCDDAKKLEQFQNKCRDNLSLDGGDSLAYIAPTMVNLQLTQERYPEIQFFKTREH, from the coding sequence ATGACTGGGATTTCTGAGGAAATTAATTCTCGACGCACCTTTGCAATTATCTCGCACCCCGATGCGGGTAAAACGACGATTACAGAAAAGCTATTGTTGCACGGGAAGGCCCTGCAGAAGGCGGGTACTGTTAAAGGTAAAAAGTCAGGGCAACATGCTAAGTCCGACTGGATGGAGATGGAAAAAGAGCGTGGAATCTCGGTTACGACGTCGGTGATGCAATTTCCGTTTCGAGAAAGTCTGATCAATCTGCTGGATACGCCGGGGCACGAAGATTTCTCTGAAGACACTTATCGAACCCTGACTGCAGTCGACTCCTGTTTGATGGTGATTGACAGTGCAAAAGGGGTTGAGGATCGTACCATTAAATTGATGGATGTTACCCGTTTGAGGGAAACGCCCATATTGACCTTTATGAACAAGCTGGATCGGGATATTCGTGACCCCATAGAGTTAATGGATGAGGTCGAAGATATATTAAAGATTGCCTGTGTCCCGATTACCTGGCCAATTGGGATGGGCAAGCAGTTCAAGGGCGTTTATCACCTGCTTCGAGATGAAGTGATTTTTTACAAGACCGGACAGGGAGATATCATCCAGGAAAAAGATGTTGTCAAAGGATTGGATAACCCTGAGTTGGATGAGCGCCTTGGTGAGTATGCTGATCAGCTGAGAGATGAGATTGAGTTACTCAGTGCTGCAGCCAATGAATTTGATCTTGAGGAATTTTTGGCGGGACAGTTAACGCCGGTATTCTTCGGTACTGCTCTGGGGAACTTTGGTGTTGATCATGTTCTGGACGGTTTTGTAGATTGGGCTCCCAAGCCATTATCCCGTGAAACTGATCGCCGAACGGTTGAGCCTGAAGAGCCTGATTTCTCGGGCTTTGTGTTTAAAATCCAGGCTAATATGGATCCTCTGCATCGAGACCGCATCGCGTTTTTGCGCGTTTGTTCAGGGCGTTACGAGCAGGGTATGAAAATCAAGCATGTACGACTTGGAAAAGATGTCCGGATTTCTGATGCATTAACTTTCATGGCTGGTGATAGAGCACGCGTGGAAGAGGCTTTCGCTGGGGATATTATCGGTTTGCACAATCATGGCACGATTAAAATCGGTGATACGTTTACTTCGGGTGAAGATATGAAATTCACCGGAATCCCGAATTTTGCACCAGAACTTTTTCGGCGTATTCGATTGAAGGATCCATTGAAGGCCAAGCAATTGCAAAAGGGCCTTATTCAATTGTCCGAAGAGGGGGCTGTGCAAGTGTTTCGACCGCTAAGCTCGAATGATCTTATTGTTGGTGCTGTGGGTGTGTTGCAGTTCGACGTGGTTGTACACCGATTGAAAACCGAATACAAAGTTGAGGCAGCCTATGAGCCTATAAATGTTGCGACCGCGCGATGGGTTACCTGTGACGATGCCAAAAAGCTGGAGCAGTTTCAGAACAAGTGTAGAGATAATCTTTCGCTGGATGGTGGGGATAGCCTGGCTTACATTGCACCAACAATGGTAAATCTGCAGTTAACTCAGGAGCGATATCCGGAAATTCAGTTTTTCAAGACTCGAGAGCACTAA
- the rimI gene encoding ribosomal protein S18-alanine N-acetyltransferase, whose translation MYHYISMIPSHLTEVLKTERSAYSHPWTEGNFRNCIASGYDCKLMLQAQDSNRLCGYFVMYVAVGEAHLLNLCVAPEFQKRGLAHQMLTEMNGIALNQGAETFFLEVRESNVRAIEIYSCAGFNEVGLRKNYYPAAQGREHAIIMAKSLVE comes from the coding sequence ATGTACCATTATATTTCTATGATCCCCTCTCATTTAACGGAAGTGCTGAAAACCGAGCGCTCTGCTTATTCTCATCCTTGGACTGAGGGTAACTTCAGGAACTGTATTGCCTCGGGCTACGACTGCAAGTTAATGTTGCAAGCGCAGGATTCGAATCGATTGTGTGGCTACTTCGTAATGTATGTTGCTGTTGGTGAGGCCCATCTCTTAAATCTATGTGTTGCCCCTGAATTTCAAAAAAGGGGGTTGGCACATCAGATGTTGACTGAAATGAATGGCATCGCACTAAACCAGGGAGCGGAAACTTTTTTTCTTGAGGTTCGTGAGTCGAACGTTAGGGCTATCGAGATATATTCGTGCGCGGGCTTCAATGAGGTTGGTTTAAGAAAAAATTACTATCCTGCCGCGCAGGGCCGTGAGCATGCCATAATTATGGCAAAGTCTCTTGTCGAGTAA
- a CDS encoding energy-coupling factor ABC transporter permease: MEAHGFILQNGALWITVCTALICVAVALGSADWLRLTRDPDLQHSFLGGGVALLILWQMKAYFVPGMSIHFLGVTALTLLLGWPFAVLMGCMVCVADFAIHERNFNLLALGVLSLVIAPSLITLLVVRLEKLAGFRLFFSYIFICGFFGAAFSAAAGALVCWLLLLFAGIITVAELFDLYLKYLPLIMLPEAVINGMVITGLLVFCPDWLNTLDSDRYGRSG, from the coding sequence ATGGAGGCCCATGGCTTCATACTCCAAAATGGCGCTTTGTGGATTACTGTTTGTACTGCTTTGATTTGTGTTGCAGTGGCTTTAGGTTCTGCAGATTGGTTGCGTTTAACTCGCGATCCTGATTTACAACACAGTTTCCTCGGGGGTGGGGTAGCGCTATTAATTTTGTGGCAGATGAAAGCTTATTTTGTGCCGGGAATGTCGATTCATTTTCTCGGCGTGACCGCGTTGACGTTGCTTTTGGGGTGGCCTTTTGCAGTACTCATGGGGTGCATGGTCTGTGTTGCGGACTTTGCGATTCATGAGCGGAACTTTAATCTCCTGGCGCTTGGCGTATTGAGTCTTGTTATTGCTCCTTCTTTGATTACCTTACTGGTCGTTCGCTTGGAAAAGCTCGCTGGATTCAGACTTTTCTTTTCTTATATTTTTATCTGTGGTTTTTTTGGTGCCGCATTTTCCGCTGCAGCAGGGGCGTTGGTCTGTTGGTTGCTTCTATTATTTGCAGGGATTATTACGGTGGCAGAACTGTTCGATTTGTATTTGAAGTACTTGCCGCTAATTATGCTGCCTGAGGCTGTTATCAACGGCATGGTGATCACGGGGCTGCTGGTTTTCTGCCCGGATTGGTTGAATACACTGGATTCGGATCGGTATGGTCGGAGTGGCTAA
- a CDS encoding DUF6776 family protein: MSDLSDEKLILVPYKKGRRFRRFSILLVFSVMASCAGFFMGQWRVELAYAEALQQRAQLLNSIKLYQKTDMELRQKLANFERGQAIDTEARKNVLQTIQSLESQVSQLKGDVTFYKNIMAPSSGDNLLQIRKVEISPSNNERRFGYKFVLAKVSNNNTYISGVVAVNLIGEIHGKKEIFPLRDISEETELGIKFRFRYFQSIEGDLVLPDAFVPEKVQIVAQSKGKKAVRVEDTFDWRVGETGSDVGKKSG; the protein is encoded by the coding sequence ATGTCAGATTTGTCTGATGAGAAGTTAATTCTCGTTCCGTACAAAAAAGGGCGCCGTTTCCGGCGCTTTTCAATACTGCTGGTTTTTTCAGTGATGGCATCCTGCGCGGGCTTTTTTATGGGGCAGTGGCGTGTCGAGCTTGCCTATGCTGAAGCGCTACAGCAACGTGCCCAGTTGCTCAACAGTATCAAGCTTTATCAAAAAACAGATATGGAATTGCGGCAAAAGCTTGCTAATTTTGAGCGGGGCCAAGCCATTGATACAGAAGCCCGGAAAAATGTACTGCAGACCATTCAATCGCTTGAGTCCCAAGTGTCCCAGCTGAAAGGGGATGTGACGTTTTACAAAAATATCATGGCGCCCTCCAGTGGCGACAACTTGCTTCAGATTCGCAAGGTTGAAATATCCCCAAGCAATAACGAACGCCGCTTCGGATATAAATTTGTGCTGGCAAAGGTTTCAAACAATAACACTTATATTTCCGGGGTTGTTGCCGTCAATTTAATCGGAGAAATTCACGGCAAAAAGGAAATTTTTCCACTTCGGGATATCTCTGAGGAAACGGAACTTGGCATAAAATTTAGATTCCGCTATTTTCAAAGTATAGAGGGTGATCTTGTGCTGCCAGATGCTTTTGTGCCTGAAAAGGTTCAGATCGTGGCACAGTCAAAAGGCAAAAAAGCCGTCAGAGTTGAAGATACGTTTGATTGGCGCGTTGGGGAGACCGGTTCGGATGTGGGGAAAAAAAGCGGATAG